The Glycine soja cultivar W05 chromosome 8, ASM419377v2, whole genome shotgun sequence genome has a window encoding:
- the LOC114421720 gene encoding uncharacterized protein LOC114421720, whose translation MLFMLSAYSVGIGKHIFICFSRHLQHHQHQYRLLFHSSISMNNLRQTETHVHYNHTHPSKYARWTARESFEFMYARPWQRVNDFYLNIVRANLSLPLLFGAQTLVVDHNDTGIAALSGSSELESVASEDRSGRWARTTFKIILSYHGGSFDGWQKQPGLNTVQSIVEGSLGKFVDEKKTQLLKDKGLPIEGCAIVAGRTDKGVTGLQQVCSFYTWKKDVKPRDIEDAINHAAPGKLRVISVSEVSRVFHPNFSAKWRRYLYIFPLTNGGYTDQSSDNGEFYDSFKYNEIHDSASKDELENEKKSYAFSISKVNRLLRKLEGKLLSYKMFARDTKASRNDGPPTECFVYHARAMEVKLPATDHGEETNVMCVELVANRFLRKMVRVLVATSIREAAAGAEDDALIKLMDATCRRATAPPAPPDGLCLVDVGYTEFEPQKCFILIE comes from the exons ATGCTCTTTATGCTTAGTGCTTACTCTGTTGGCATTGGCAAACATATATTCATCTGTTTCTCAAGACACCTTCAGCACCATCAACATCAATATCGCTTACTCTTTCATTCCTCCATTTCCATGAATAACCTACGCCAAACTGAAACTCACGTGCATTACAACCACACTCATCCCTCCAAATACGCAAGATGGACCGCTAG AGAGAGCTTCGAATTTATGTATGCAAGGCCTTGGCAACGAGTAAATGATTTTTACTTGAACATTGTCCGTGCCAACTTGTCTCTGCCACTTCTCTTCGGAGCCcag ACACTTGTTGTTGATCACAATGATACTGGAATTGCAGCACTTTCTGGTTCAAGTGAGTTGGAAAGTGTTGCATCTGAGGATCGCAGTGGGAGGTGGGCAAGGACAACCTTTAAAATCATTCTTTCGTATCACGGGGGTTCATTTGATGGGTGGCAAAAGCAGCCAGGCTTGAACACCGTCCAAAG CATAGTTGAAGGGTCACTTGGTAAATTTGTTGATGAAAAGAAAACTCAACTGCTCAAGGACAAAGGTTTGCCTATTGAAGGTTGTGCTATTGTTGCTGGTCGTACAGACAAAGGAGTGACAGGCCTTCAACAAGTCTGTTCTTTCT ACACTTGGAAGAAGGATGTTAAACCAAGAGATATTGAGGATGCTATCAATCATGCAGCACCAGGAAAACTTAGGGTCATATCAGTTTCTGAG GTGTCACGTGTCTTTCATCCTAATTTCTCTGCCAAATGGAGGCGTTACCTTTATATTTTTCCACTCACCAATGGAGGGTATACTGACCAAAGTAGTGACAATGGGGAGTTTTATGACAGttttaaatataatgaaattcATGATTCTGCCAGCAAGGATGAGTTAGAAAACGAAAAGAAATCCTATGCGTTCAGCATAAGCAAGGTAAATCGGCTTTTGCGAAAATTAGAAGGAAAATTGTTATCCTACAAAATGTTTGCCCGTGATACAAAAGCTTCAAGAAATGA TGGTCCACCAACTGAGTGTTTTGTTTACCATGCTCGAGCTATGGAAGTCAAACTGCCTGCAACT GATCATGGAGAAGAAACAAATGTTATGTGCGTTGAGCTGGTAGCTAATCGCTTTTTGCGTAAG aTGGTTCGAGTGCTTGTGGCGACCTCAATTAGAGAAGCTGCTGCTGGTGCTGAAGATGATGCATTGATAAAGCTCATGGATGCCACATGTAGGCGTGCTACTGCTCCTCCAGCACCCCCTGATGGTTTATGTCTAGTTGATGTAGGCTATACTGAATTTGAGCCCCAAAAATGCTTCATTCTGATAGAGTAA
- the LOC114424682 gene encoding pollen receptor-like kinase 1 translates to MALSGWHSWIILFIYLSPHLIVLPSFGASDSELLLNVKQNLQTNNQQLSSWNASVPPCSGGHSNWRGVLCYEGKVWGIKLENMGLKGLIDVDSLKGLPYLRTLSFMNNDFEGAWPEIQHLIGLKSIYLSNNKFSGEIPSRTFEGLQWLKKVHLSNNHFTGAVPTSLVLLPRLIELRLEGNKFNGPIPYFSSHNKLKSFSVANNELSGQIPASLGAMPVSSFSGNERLCGGPLGACNSKSSTLSIVVALVVVCVAVIMIAAVVLFSLHRRRKNQVSVENPASGFGGNKGRVRELGSESMRSTRSISSNHSRRGDQMKLSFLRDDRQRFDMQELLRASAEILGSGCFSSSYKAALLNGPTIVVKRFKQMNNVGKEEFQEHMRRIGRLTHPNLLPPVAYYYRKEEKLVVTDYVQNGSLAVRLHGHQSIGEPSLDWPIRLKIVKGIAKGLENLYKDMPSLIAPHGNLKSSNVLLTESFEPLLTDYGLVPVINQDLAQDIMVIYKSPEYLQQGRITKKTDVWCLGILILEILTGKFPANFLQKGKGSEVSLASWVHSVVPEQWTNDVFDQEMGATMNSEGEMGKLLKIALNCVEGDVDKRWDLKEAVEKILEIKQRDNDQEDFFTSYASEADMKSST, encoded by the exons ATGGCACTAAGCGGTTGGCATTCTTGGATAATACTATTCATCTACCTTTCACCACATCTCattgttcttccttcttttggaGCTTCTGACTCTGAATTGCTCCTTAACGTCAAGCAAAACTTGCAAACCAACAATCAACAACTGTCCTCCTGGAACGCTTCGGTTCCTCCTTGTTCCGGTGGCCATTCCAATTGGCGCGGGGTTCTCTGCTACGAAGGAAAAGTGTGGGGCATTAAGCTTGAGAACATGGGGCTCAAAGGGCTCATTGATGTTGACTCTCTCAAGGGCTTGCCTTATCTCAGAACGTTGAGTTTCATGAACAATGATTTCGAGGGTGCATGGCcagagattcaacatttgaTTGGTCTCAAGTCTATTTATCTTTCCAACAACAAGTTTTCTGGGGAGATTCCTTCCAGAACTTTTGAAGGGTTGCAGTGGCTGAAGAAGGTTCATTTGTCCAACAACCATTTCACCGGTGCTGTTCCAACTTCCCTCGTGTTGCTGCCGAGGCTCATAGAGTTGAGGTTGGAGGGAAACAAATTCAATGGCCCCATTCCATATTTTAGTTCCCATAACAAATTGAAATCATTTAGCGTAGCTAATAATGAGTTGAGTGGCCAAATTCCTGCCTCCCTTGGAGCCATGCCAGTTTCTTCCTTTTCTG GTAATGAAAGGTTATGTGGAGGCCCATTGGGAGCATGTAATTCGAAGTCCTCGACATTGAGCATTGTTGTGGCTTTGGTGGTTGTTTGCGTGGCAGTGATTATGATCGCAGCAGTAGTATTATTCAGCCTtcacagaagaagaaaaaatcaagTGTCAGTAGAGAATCCAGCCTCTGGGTTCGGGGGTAATAAAGGACGTGTGAGGGAATTGGGTAGTGAAAGTATGAGGTCAACAAGGTCAATAAGCTCCAACCACAGCAGAAGAGGGGACCAAATGAAGCTGTCTTTTCTGAGAGATGATAGGCAGAGGTTTGATATGCAAGAGTTGCTCAGAGCCTCTGCTGAGATTTTGGGTAGTGGTTGCTTCAGCTCTTCTTACAAGGCTGCTTTGTTGAATGGCCCAACAATAGTGGTGAAGAGGTTCAAGCAGATGAACAATGTCGGGAAGGAAGAGTTTCAAGAGCACATGAGAAGGATAGGGAGGTTGACCCATCCTAACTTGCTTCCTCCTGTCGCTTACTATTATAGAAAGGAGGAGAAGCTCGTCGTCACAGACTACGTTCAGAATGGTAGCTTGGCTGTTCGCCTTCATG GACACCAATCCATTGGAGAACCAAGCCTTGATTGGCCAATCCGGTTGAAGATAGTGAAAGGCATAGCAAAAGGTCTTGAAAATCTATACAAGGACATGCCAAGCCTAATTGCACCCCATGGAAATCTAAAGTCCTCTAATGTTCTCTTGACTGAATCATTTGAGCCACTTCTCACAGACTATGGCTTAGTCCCAGTGATAAACCAGGATCTGGCTCAGGACATCATGGTGATATACAAGTCTCCTGAGTATTTGCAACAAGGAAGAATCACAAAGAAGACTGATGTGTGGTGTCTTGGAATACTAATTCTTGAGATTCTAACTGGGAAGTTCCCTGCAAACTTCTTGCAAAAAGGTAAAGGGAGTGAGGTGAGTTTGGCAAGTTGGGTGCATTCAGTTGTCCCAGAACAATGGACAAATGATGTGTTTGATCAAGAAATGGGGGCAACAATGAACAGTGAGGGAGAGATGGGGAAGCTTCTCAAGATTGCCTTGAATTGTGTTGAAGGGGATGTGGATAAGAGGTGGGATTTGAAAGAAGCAGTAGAGAAAATCCTGGAGATCAAGCAGAGGGATAATGATCAAGAAGATTTTTTTACTTCTTATGCTAGTGAAGCAGACATGAAGTCTTCAACTTGA
- the LOC114421107 gene encoding U-box domain-containing protein 35-like — protein MSRLIQEKKLGAGRVVAVAIENNKTSQYAAKWAVDNLLPKDQALLLVHVRQKASSIPTPTGNLVSLDGNDDVTRAYMQQMDNESKELFASFRVFCNRKSIQCKEILLEDMDISKGLIEGISKYSVELLVLGAASRSGLVRRFRISDIPSAVSKGAPPFCTVYIIAKGKISSVKTATAPLTAKPSTRNNTMQPLQSFQTPERMDTQITRNPIPPRSSTEKPSYIVRQLPSNEDEIISPFTRPGRGNCRYESTIPDSDISFVSSGRPSVDRLFPSMYDDMDSGMNTRLSTGSDFDVRSFGSSFSGAKSIDHGDYSFSSQDSGTSMSSSMFSASEEVEAEVRRLKLELKQTMEMYSSVCKEATTAKQKALELQRWKVEEQRKLEDTRLAEGTALAMAEREKVKCMAAMKSAETSRKIAELEAQKRISVESEHKKKNVDILSHSPVRYRKYTIEEIEEATKFFSNSLKIGEGGYGPVYRSELDHTPVAIKVLKPDAAQGRSQFQQEVEVLSCIRHPNMVLLLGACPEFGCLVYEYMANGSLDDCLFRRGNKPALPWQLRFRIAAEIATGLLFLHQTKPEPLVHRDLKPGNILLDRNYVSKISDVGLARLVPPKVADTVTQYRMTSTAGTFCYIDPEYQQTGMLGIKSDVYSLGIMLLQMITAKPPMGLTHHVGRSIENGTFADMLDPAVEDWPVEHALHFAKLSLACAEMRRKDRPDLGKVVLPELNKLRDFADENMPMMMLFGMPTGFTPRNNYNYSNSSFSSVQDSMSESQSMSGMSGYESHSSSSSVGRM, from the exons ATGTCAAGgttgattcaagagaagaagctAGGTGCAGGACGTGTTGTGGCAGTGGCAattgaaaacaacaaaacaagccAATATGCAGCGAAATGGGCAGTTGACAATCTTCTTCCAAAAGACCAAGCTCTCCTATTGGTCCATGTCAGGCAAAAAGCATCTTCCATTCCTACGCCAA CGGGAAACCTTGTATCCCTTGATGGCAACGATGATGTGACCAGAGCATACATGCAACAAATGGACAATGAATCTAAGGAGCTTTTCGCTTCATTTCGTGTCTTCTGCAATAGAAAGAGT ATACAATGCAAAGAAATCTTATTGGAGGACATGGATATAAGTAAGGGATTAATAGAAGGTATTTCTAAGTATTCGGTGGAGCTTCTGGTACTCGGGGCAGCTTCAAGGAGTGGTCTTGTGAG AAGATTTAGAATATCTGATATTCCAAGTGCCGTGTCCAAAGGGGCACCACCATTCTGCACTGTGTACATTATTGCCAAAGGAAAAATCTCATCTGTGAAAACTGCAACCGCTCCACTAACTGCTAAACCTTCAACCCGTAACAATACAATGCAGCCGCTGCAGTCTTTCCAAACTCCTGAGAGAATGGATACACAAATAACACGTAACCCCATCCCACCACGAT CATCAACGGAGAAGCCATCATACATCGTTCGCCAGCTACCATCAAATGAAGACGAAATCAT ATCACCATTCACAAGACCAGGTAGAGGAAATTGCAGATACGAGTCCACAATCCCCGACTCTGATATTTCATTCGTGAGCAGTGGAAGGCCAAGTGTTGATAGGCTGTTCCCTTCAATGTATGATGATATGGACTCTGGAATGAACACTAGGCTTTCAACAGGCTCAGATTTTGATGTCAGAAGCTTTGGTTCTTCATTCTCAGGAGCCAAGTCAATTGATCATGGTGACTACTCATTCAGTTCACAAGACAGTGGGACATCGATGTCATCGTCAATGTTTTCAGCTTCG GAGGAAGTGGAAGCTGAAGTGAGGAGACTGAAGCTAGAACTGAAGCAGACAATGGAAATGTACAGTTCTGTATGTAAGGAAGCTACGACAGCAAAGCAAAAG GCACTAGAACTTCAGCGTTGGAAAGTGGAAGAACAAAGGAAATTGGAAGACACACGATTAGCTGAAGGAACAGCATTGGCAATGGCTGAGAGGGAGAAAGTAAAATGTATGGCTGCCATGAAGTCAGCAGAAACATCTCGAAAAATTGCAGAGTTGGAAGCACAAAAGAGAATAAGTGTAGAATCTGAGCATAAGAAGAAGAACGTGGATATCCTTTCACATAGTCCAGTCAGGTACAGAAAATACACCATAGAGGAGATAGAAGAAGCAACAAAATTCTTTTCCAACTCTCTCAAGATCGGCGAAGGTGGTTATGGACCAGTCTACAGGTCTGAACTAGACCACACGCCAGTTGCAATAAAAGTGTTAAAACCAGATGCAGCTCAGGGACGTTCACAGTTTCAGCAGGAG GTTGAAGTGCTAAGTTGCATAAGGCATCCAAACATGGTTCTCCTCCTTGGAGCATGCCCAGAGTTTGGCTGCTTAGTGTATGAGTACATGGCTAATGGAAGTTTGGATGATTGCCTCTTCCGGAGAGGCAACAAACCAGCCCTTCCCTGGCAACTAAGATTCCGAATTGCTGCGGAGATTGCCACCGGACTCCTTTTCCTACACCAGACAAAGCCCGAACCACTGGTGCATCGCGACTTAAAACCGGGAAACATTTTGCTCGACCGTAACTATGTGAGCAAGATCAGTGATGTGGGATTGGCAAGGCTTGTCCCTCCTAAAGTCGCAGACACAGTAACACAGTATCGCATGACATCAACCGCTGGAACTTTCTGTTACATTGACCCTGAGTATCAGCAAACAGGCATGCTGGGAATCAAATCTGATGTTTACTCACTTGGGATCATGCTTCTGCAGATGATAACAGCAAAGCCACCAATGGGTTTGACTCACCATGTTGGAAGATCTATTGAGAACGGGACTTTTGCGGATATGCTTGACCCGGCCGTTGAGGACTGGCCAGTTGAACATGCCTTGCATTTCGCCAAGCTTTCATTGGCATGTGCAGAGATGAGAAGAAAAGATAGACCTGATCTTGGAAAAGTTGTGTTGCCTGAGCTCAATAAACTCAGAGATTTTGCTGATGAAAACATGCCCATGATGATGTTGTTTGGTATGCCCACTGGATTCACTCCCAGAAACAACTACAATTACTCAAACTCCTCCTTTTCCTCAGTTCAA gACTCCATGAGTGAATCCCAGTCGATGTCAGGAATGTCCGGATATGAAAGCCACTCAAGCTCATCGTCAGTAGGGAGAATGTAA
- the LOC114421106 gene encoding biotin carboxylase 1, chloroplastic-like, whose product MEVTLSACKSVSSPSVPVAGLFAGNGGIKSSQCSFLAGASKVRFPRQVGQVSHLRKQRQTRHCGALHATCSGDKILIANRGEIAVRVIRTAHELGIPCVAVYSTIDKDALHVKLADEAVCIGEAPSSQSYLLIPNVLSAAISRRCTMLHPGYGFLAENAVFVEMCREHGINFIGPNPDSIRVMGDKATARETMKKAGVPTVPGSDGLLQSTEEAIRLANEIGFPVMIKATAGGGGRGMRLAKEPAEFVKFLQQAKSEAAAAFGNDGVYLEKYIQNPRHIEFQVLADKYGNVVHFGERDCSIQRRNQKLLEEAPSPALTPELRKAMGDAAVAAAASIGYIGVGTVEFLLDERGSFYFMEMNTRIQVEHPVTEMISSTDLIEEQIRVAMGEKLRYKQEDIVLRGHSIECRINAEDAFKGFRPGPGRITAYLPSGGPFVRMDSHVYPDYVVPPSYDSLLGKLIVWAPTREKAIERMKRALDDTIITGVPTTIDYHKLILDIEDFRNGKVDTAFIPKHEEELAMPPQKMVLANRVNELAGSTA is encoded by the exons ATGGAAGTCACACTTTCAGCCTGCAAGTCCGTTAGCTCGCCTTCTGTTCCCGTCGCA GGTTTGTTTGCGGGGAATGGAGGAATTAAGAGCTCGCAATGCAGTTTCTTAGCGGGAGCGAGCAAAGTGAGGTTTCCTAGGCAAGTAGGTCAAGTTAGCCACCTTCGCAAACAGCGCCAAACGCGTCACTGCGGTGCTCTCCACGCGACTTGCAGCGGTGACAAGATCCTGATCGCGAACAGAGGCGAGATTGCCGTCCGCGTTATTCGAACCGCTCATGAATTGGGGATTCCTTGTGTGGCTGTGTACTCCACCATCGACAAGGACGCGCTTCATGTCAAATTGGCTGATGAAGCCGTTTGCATCGGGGAAGCGCCGAGTAGCCAGTC CTACTTGCTGATCCCGAATGTTCTGTCAGCTGCTATTAGCCGCAGATGCACCATGTTGCATCCTGGCTATGGTTTTCTTGCGGAGAATgcagtgtttgttgaaatgtgCAGAGAACATGGAATCAACTTTATTGGGCCTAAC CCTGACAGTATTCGGGTTATGGGTGACAAAGCAACTGCCAGAGAGACAATGAAGAAAGCAGGTGTTCCCACCGTTCCGGGAAGTGATGGCCTTTTACAG AGCACAGAAGAAGCTATCAGACTGGCAAATGAGATTGGTTTCCCTGTGATGATCAAG GCAACAGCTGGTGGTGGAGGACGTGGCATGCGTCTTGCTAAAGAACCTGCTGAGTTTGTGAAGTTTTTACAG CAAGCTAAGAGTGAGGCAGCTGCTGCATTTGGCAATGATGGGGTTTATTTGGAGAAGTACATTCAAAACCCAAGGCACATTGAGTTCCAG GTTCTTGCAGATAAATATGGTAATGTTGTTCACTTTGGAGAACGTGATTGCAGCATTCAG AGGCGCAACCAGAAACTGCTTGAAGAAGCACCATCTCCTGCCCTGACCCCTGAGTTGCGAAAGGCAATGGGAGATGCAGCAGTTGCAGCTGCTGCATCTATTGGTTACATAGGTGTTGGAACGGTTGAGTTCCTTTTGGATGAAAGAGGTTCCTTTTACTTTATGGAGATGAACACTCGTATCCAG GTTGAGCATCCGGTGACAGAAATGATTTCCTCAACGGATTTGATAGAAGAGCAAATTCGTGTAGCTATGGGAGAAAAACTTCGATACAAACAG GAGGATATTGTCCTCAGAGGACATTCTATTGAATGCCGTATCAATGCAGAAGATGCTTTTAAGGGATTTAGACCAGGGCCAG GTAGAATTACTGCATACTTGCCATCCGGAGGTCCATTTGTTAGAATGGATAGCCATGTTTATCCTGATTATGTGGTTCCTCCAAGCTATGATTCCCTTCTTGGAAAG CTGATTGTATGGGCTCCAACTAGAGAAAAAGCAATTGAACGCATGAAAAGGGCACTTGATGATACTATTATCACAG GAGTTCCTACTACAATTGATTATCATAAACTTATCCTTGACATAGAG GATTTCAGAAATGGCAAGGTTGATACTGCTTTTATTCCAAAACACGAGGAAGAGTTGGCAATG CCACCGCAGAAGATGGTACTCGCTAACAGGGTGAATGAACTAGCTGGTTCAACTGCCTGA
- the LOC114421108 gene encoding DExH-box ATP-dependent RNA helicase DExH10-like, whose amino-acid sequence MEIESPTLGKRREPELPVTETTSMPKKARSSERTCVHEVAVPSSYVSSKDEELHGTLSNPLHNGPMAKSYPFTLDPFQQVSIACLERNESVLVSAHTSAGKTAVAEYAIAMSFRDKQRVIYTSPLKALSNQKYRELSQEFTDVGLMTGDVTLSPNATCLVMTTEILRGMLYRGSEVLKEVAWVIFDEIHYMKDRERGVVWEESIIFLPPAIKMVFLSATMSNATEFAEWICNIHKQPCHVVYTDFRPTPLQHYVFPMGGSGLYLVVDENEQFREDNFLKLQDTFTKQNLGDGKRGGKGAGRGGKGGNASGGSDIYKIVKMIMERKFQPVIIFSFSRRECEQHAMSMSKLDFNSQEEKDTVEHVFQNAVLCLNEEDRNLPAIELMLPLLQRGIAVHHSGLLPVIKELVELLFQEGLVKALFATETFAMGLNMPAKTVIFTAVKKWDGDSHRYIGSGEYIQMSGRAGRRGKDERGICIIMIDEQMEMNNLKDMVLGKPAPLVSTFRLSYYSILNLMSRAEGQFTAEHVIRNSFHQFQYEKALPDMEKRVSKLEQEVALLDASGEAQVSEYHKLKLEIAQLEKKIMSKIIRPEIILYFLVPGRLIKVREGGTDWGWGVVVNVVKKPSGGGYIVDTLLHCSPVSNENSSRPKPCPPRPGEKGEMHVVPVQLPLISALGQLRVSIPPDLRPLEARQSILLAVQELGNRFPQGLPKLNPVKDMDVRDSEIVELVNQVEELEKKLFTHPMHKHQDMDQIKCFERKAEVNHEVQQLKTKMRDSQLQKFREELKNRSRVLKKLGHIDADGVVQLKGRAACLIDTGDELLVTELMFNGTFNDLDHHQVAALASCFIPGDKSTEQIQLRTELARPLQQLQDSARRIAEIQHECKLDINVNEYVDSTVRPFLMDVIYSWSKGANFADVIQMTDIFEGSIIRSARRLDEFLNQLRAAANAVGEADLEKKFAAASESLRRGIMFANSLYL is encoded by the exons ATGGAGATAGAGTCGCCAACACTGGGAAAGCGAAGAGAACCCGAGCTCCCAGTAACAGAGACCACTTCAATGCCGAAGAAAGCTCGCAGTTCGGAACGCACGTGCGTGCACGAGGTGGCCGTTCCGAGCAGCTACGTCTCGAGCAAGGACGAAGAGCTCCACGGAACCCTCTCGAACCCTCTCCACAACGGTCCCATGGCTAAGTCCTATCCCTTCACCCTCGACCCCTTCCAGCAGGTCTCCATCGCCTGCCTGGAGCGCAACGAGTCCGTCCTCGTCTCCGCCCACACCTCCGCCGGCAAGACCGCCGTCGCCGAGTACGCCATCGCCATGTCCTTCCGCGACAAGCAGCGCGTCATCTACACCTCCCCTCTCAAGGCCCTCAGCAACCAGAAGTACCGCGAACTCAGCCAGGAGTTCACCGACGTCGGCCTCATGACCGGCGACGTCACGCTCTCTCCGAACGCCACGTGTCTCGTCATGACCACCGAGATTCTCCGTGGAATGCTCTACAGAGGATCCGAGGTTTTAAAAGAAGTGGCCTGGGTTATATTTGATGAGATTCATTACATGAAGGATCGCGAACGAGGCGTTGTTTGGGAAGAGAGTATAATCTTTCTGCCACCGGCGATTAAGATGGTTTTCCTTTCGGCTACTATGTCCAACGCCACCGAGTTTGCTGAGTGGATTTGTAATATTCACAAGCAGCCTTGTCATGTTGTGTACACTGATTTTAGGCCCACGCCTTTGCAGCACTATGTGTTCCCCATGGGGGGGAGTGGGTTGTATTTGGTTGTGGATGAGAATGAACAGTTCAGGGAGGATAATTTTTTGAAGCTGCAGGATACTTTCACGAAGCAGAATTTAGGGGATGGGAAGAGGGGTGGGAAAGGCGCTGGAAGAGGTGGTAAAGGTGGCAATGCCTCTGGTGGTTCTGATATTTACAAGATTGTTAAG ATGATCATGGAACGGAAATTCCAACCTGTTATCATCTTTAGCTTCAGTAGAAGAGAGTGTGAACAACATGCAATGTCTATGTCCAAGCTTGACTTCAACTCTCAAGAAGAAAAGGATACAGTGGAGCATGTTTTTCAAAATGCAGTGCTCTGTTTGAATGAAGAAGACAGGAACTTACCTGCTATTGAGCTGATGTTGCCACTTCTTCAGCGAGGAATTGCTGTCCATCATTCTGGACTTCTTCCTGTCATCAAAGAATTGGTCGAGCTTCTTTTCCAGGAAGGTCTTGTAAAAGCCCTCTTCGCTACTGAAACA TTTGCAATGGGTTTAAATATGCCGGCGAAAACTGTCATATTCACTGCTGTTAAGAAATGGGATGGTGATAGTCACCGTTATATTGGATCTGGTGAATATATACAG ATGAGTGGAAGGGCTGGGCGTCGTGGCAAAGATGAACGTGGAATTTGTATCATAATGATAGATGAACAG ATGGAAATGAATAACCTTAAAGACATGGTTTTGGGTAAACCTGCTCCTTTAGTTAGTACATTCAGGCTTAGCTACTactcaattttaaatttgatgagcCGTGCAGAAGGCCAGTTCACAGCCGAACACGTAATAAGAAATTCATTTCATCAATTTCAATATGAAAAG GCCTTACCAGATATGGAGAAAAGGGTGTCAAAGCTAGAGCAGGAAGTAGCCTTGCTTGATGCTTCAGGGGAg gCTCAAGTATCTGAATATCATAAGCTAAAACTGGAAATAGCACAGCTGGAGAAGAAGATTATGTCAAAAATAATAAGGCCTGaaataattctttattttcttgtccCTGGTCGATTG ATCAAAGTAAGAGAAGGTGGAACTGATTGGGGCTGGGGTGTTGTTGTCAATGTTGTTAAGAAACCTTCTGGTGGTGGTTATATAGTTGATACTTTACTTCATTGTTCACCTGTTTCAAATGAAAACAGTTCTCGGCCAAAACCATGCCCGCCTCGCCCTGGAGAGAAAGGTGAAATGCATGTG GTTCCTGTTCAATTACCATTAATCTCTGCCCTTGGTCAACTGAGGGTATCCATACCTCCCGATCTTCGACCCTTGGAAGCAAGGCAAAGTATATTGCTTGCTGTACAGGAGCTGGGCAACCGTTTTCCCCAAGGTCTTCCAAAGCTTAACCCTGTAAAG gACATGGACGTACGGGACTCAGAAATAGTTGAACTAGTGAATCAAGTTGAGGAACTTGAGAAAAAATTGTTCACTCATCCTATGCATAAG CATCAAGATATGGATCAAATTAAATGCTTTGAGAGGAAAGCAGAAGTGAATCATGAAGTTCAGCAACTGAAGACAAAAATGCGGGATTCCCAG CTACAAAAATTTCGTGAAGAACTTAAGAATCGCTCACGAGTCTTAAAGAAACTTGGTCATATTGATGCTGATGGTGTAGTTCAGTTGAAGGGACGAGCAGCCTGCTTGATTGACACAGGCGATGAACTCCTTGTCACTGAATTAATGTTTAATG GTACTTTTAATGACCTTGACCATCATCAAGTTGCTGCCCTTGCAAGTTGTTTCATACCAGGAGATAAGTCAACTGAGCAGATACAATTGAGAACAGAGCTTGCTAGGCCTCTGCAACAGCTTCAAGATAGTGCAAGAAGGATAGCTGAG ATACAACATGAATGCAAATTGGATATAAATGTGAATGAGTATGTGGATTCAACCGTAAGACCATTCTTGATGGATGTGATATACTCATGGTCAAAG GGAGCAAATTTTGCCGATGTTATACAAATGACTGACATCTTTGAAGGGAGTATTATTCGGAGTGCTAGAAGACTTGATGAGTTTTTGAATCAG TTGCGTGCTGCTGCTAATGCAGTTGGAGAGGCTGACTTGGAGAAGAAGTTTGCAGCTGCAAGTGAAAGCCTTCGACGAGGTATTATGTTTGCTAATTCTCTGTATCTGTGA